Proteins encoded by one window of Aphis gossypii isolate Hap1 chromosome X, ASM2018417v2, whole genome shotgun sequence:
- the LOC114127531 gene encoding putative defense protein Hdd11, with protein MLYWTKVSSTIAVLNLTSCVLLILPYFTRNSIYSADRMMVVNAKLALLLVSVAAFGYLKTASAYSEGAPLEVCSDLMPQHGPEAQTKESPYTLTPNRKSVKAGESITLTLASKDFSKFKGFMVQARDSRDKPMGSFTPLPASKNNSEFKGKWKLLSCPDGPSNNTATHANAVEKSRVVLTWTAPKTLELQSFKFKFTVAKNGGEYWVGKETESIAVSQTNPGSTKRN; from the exons ATGTTGTACTGGACAAAGGTATCATCGACTATTGCAGTACTCAACTTGACATCGTGTGTTCTGCTCATACTTCCATATTTCACTCGTAATTCGATATATTCAGCAGATag GATGATGGTAGTAAACGCAAAATTAGCTCTGCTGTTGGTGTCGGTAGCCGCGTTCGGTTACTTGAAGACTGCCTCAGCTTATTCCGAAGGCGCACCTTTAGAAGTATGTAGCGACTTGATGCCCCAGCACGGACCTGAAGCCCAAACCAAAGAATCACCCTACACTTTAACGCCCAACCGCAAGTCCGTGAAAGCTGGTGAATCGATAACGCTGACACTCGCCTCCAaagatttttctaaatttaaaggCTTCATGGTCCAGGCTAGAGACAGTCGCGATAAGCCCATGGGTTCATTCACTCCTCTGCCCGCATCCAAGAACAATTCCGAGTTCAAGGGCAAATGGAAGCTCCTTAGTTGCCCCGATGGGCCATCCAAC aataccGCAACTCATGCAAACGCAGTCGAAAAATCAAGAGTAGTTCTCACATGGACCGCACCAAAAACTCTTGAATTACAGAGTTTCAAATTTAa ATTCACAGTCGCCAAGAATGGTGGAGAATACTGGGTTGGAAAGGAAACTGAAAGTATTGCTGTGAGTCAAACCAATCCAGGTTCCACTAAGAGAAACTAA